One window of Camelina sativa cultivar DH55 chromosome 4, Cs, whole genome shotgun sequence genomic DNA carries:
- the LOC104784239 gene encoding uncharacterized protein LOC104784239 yields MGDNSGYGHDLPDWRTTLETVYVKYADEDDYEDVSGTKRYYPHIRRPKDEEPKISPEEECLLMEKQVEESKGFDIDFAKFCCRFNYLPVDFDAHNAFVLEPETTRELLDRLSLKSLERFNEINSTKYEFVKVIKANYHLSAGMMFYITFQAKLFSDDDSKEFQAKVCHLNDNPDFISCELKPEKRAPEKEDPKKPRLTHEPFSV; encoded by the exons ATGGGGGATAATTCGGGGTATGGCCATGATTTACCAG ATTGGAGAACTACGCTGGAGACTGTGTATGTGAAATACGCGGATGAGGATGATTATGAAGATGTTTCTGGGACGAAAAGGTATTATCCGCATATAAGACGCCCTAAGGATGAAGAGCCTAAGATCTCGCCGGAGGAAGAGTGTCTCCTCATGGAGAAACAAGTAGAAGAATCCAAG GGTTTTGACATCGACTTCGCCAAGTTCTGCTGTCGTTTCAATTACCTACCAGTTGATTTCGATGCTCACAACGCATTCGTTTTGGAACCAGAAACCACCAGAGAGCTTTTAGACAGGCTGTCTCTAAAATCCCTTGAGAGATTCAATGAAATAAATAGTACAAAATATGAATTTGTCAAGGTTATCAAAGCCAATTATCACTTATCTGCTGGCATGATGTTTTACATTACTTTTCAAGCTAAGCTGTTTTCCGATGATGACTCGAAAGAGTTCCAAGCTAAGGTCTGCCATTTAAATGATAACCCCGATTTTATCTCATGCGAACTCAAACCTGAGAAAAGAG CTCCGGAGAAAGAAGATCCCAAGAAaccaag ATTGACTCATGAGCCATTTAGTGTCTAG
- the LOC104782167 gene encoding uncharacterized protein LOC104782167, translated as MGDYVGVGTDLPDWRNIVIPVELRYKDDGDVPGEHYYPHIRRPKDEDSTISAEDEYLLMKKQVQDSKGFDIDFTKFRCIFNYKPVNLDDNQYALEPETTREFMARLSMESLEGFNEINSTNYVFVKVIKANFHFSAGIMFYITFQGKLLSDYVLKQFQTKVICYCAEPDFISCELKPEKRVHSIEAADKEDPKKPRLTDTGAI; from the exons ATGGGGGATTATGTGGGTGTGGGGACTGATTTACCAG ATTGGAGAAATATAGTGATACCTGTAGAATTGCGATACAAGGATGACGGTGATGTTCCTGGGGAACATTATTATCCGCATATAAGACGCCCTAAGGATGAAGATTCTACGATCTCAGCGGAGGATGAGTATCTCCTCATGAAGAAACAAGTCCAAGATTCCAAG gGTTTTGACATCGATTTCACCAAGTTCCGCTGCATTTTCAATTACAAACCCGTTAATCTTGATGACAACCAGTATGCTTTGGAACCAGAAACCACCAGAGAGTTCATGGCCAGGCTATCTATGGAGTCCCTAGAGGGATTCAATGAAATAAATAGTACAAATTATGTGTTTGTCAAGGTTATCAAAGCCAATTTTCACTTCTCTGCTGGCATCATGTTTTACATTACCTTTCAAGGTAAGCTACTATCCGATTATGTCTTAAAACAGTTCCAAACTAAGGTAATTTGCTATTGCGCTGAACCCGATTTTATCTCATGCGAACTCAAACCTGAGAAAAGAG TCCACTCCATTGAGGCTGCAGATAAAGAAGATCCCAAGAAACCGAG ATTGACTGACACTGGAGCCATCTAA
- the LOC104782170 gene encoding WAT1-related protein At2g37460 — MEEVKKRDCMEKARPFISMVVLQVGLAGMDILSKAVLNKGMSNYVLVVYRHAVATIVMAPFAFYFDKKVRPKMTLMIFFKISLLGLLEPVIDQNLYYLGMKYTTATFATAMYNVLPAITFVLAYIFGLERVKLRCIRSAGKVIGTLATVGGAMIMTLVKGPVLDLFWTKGISSKNTDGTDIHSAIKGAVLVTIGCFSYACFMILQAVTLRTYPAELSLTAWICLMGTIEGTVVALVMEKGNPRAWAIGWDTKLLTSTYSGIVCSALAYYVGGVVMKTRGPVFVTAFSPLCMIIVAIMSTIIFAEQMYLGRVLGAVVICGGLYLVIWGKGKDYKYQVTLLTNDASTQPKLELSGIGKDNIDHEVITISKQGEKRTTILDSV; from the exons ATGGAGGAAGTAAAGAAGAGGGATTGTATGGAGAAGGCAAGGCCATTCATTTCAATGGTAGTGTTACAAGTAGGACTAGCGGGAATGGATATTCTGTCAAAGGCTGTTCTAAACAAAGGCATGAGCAATTACGTCCTTGTTGTTTACCGTCATGCTGTTGCTACCATCGTTATGGCCCCCTTCGCCTTCTACTTCGACAA gAAGGTGAGACCGAAGATGACACTGATGATATTCTTCAAGATATCACTCCTTGGTTTACTcga GCCAGTGATCGATCAGAACTTATACTATCTAGGGATGAAATACACGACGGCTACATTTGCAACCGCCATGTACAACGTCCTACCCGCAATCACTTTTGTCCTTGCCTATATATTCGGGCTCGAAAGAGTGAAGCTACGGTGCATCAGGAGCGCGGGTAAGGTGATTGGGACTTTGGCTACAGTTGGAGGAGCCATGATCATGACACTTGTTAAAGGCCCGGTTCTTGATCTCTTTTGGACCAAAGGAATATCTTCAAAAAACACAGATGGGACTGATATTCACAGCGCCATCAAAGGAGCAGTATTGGTCACAATTGGTTGTTTTAGCTATGCATGTTTCATGATTCTTCAA GCAGTTACACTGAGAACATACCCGGCTGAGCTTTCTCTCACAGCATGGATATGCCTAATGGGGACAATAGAAGGAACGGTCGTGGCATTAGTGATGGAGAAAGGAAATCCTAGAGCTTGGGCCATTGGTTGGGATACTAAACTTCTTACATCCACCTATAGT GGGATAGTATGCTCAGCATTGGCTTACTATGTTGGAGGAGTGGTGATGAAAACTAGAGGTCCTGTGTTTGTAACAGCTTTTAGTCCTCTATGTATGATCATAGTAGCGATTATGTCGACCATCATCTTTGCAGAGCAGATGTATCTTGGAAG GGTTCTTGGTGCGGTGGTTATATGTGGAGGGCTATACCTTGTGATATGGGGCAAAGGTAAAGATTACAAATATCAAGTCACACTGCTAACAAATGATGCATCAACACAACCAAAGCTAGAACTAAGCGGAATTGGAAAGGATAATATAGATCATGAAGTCATTACAATCAGCAAGCAAGGAGAaaagagaacaacaattttAGATTCAGTCTAA
- the LOC104782166 gene encoding zinc finger protein ZAT11-like yields MKRERSEFEESIKSLDIAKCLMILAQTSMVKQIGLNQNQHTESHMSNRFECKTCNRRFSSFQALGGHRASHKKPKLTTVEQKEVKHLSNNYKGNNHLHECSICGQSFGTGQALGGHMRRHRSSMKVQPAFICPVVPTMPVLKRCSSSKRVLSLDLNLTPLENDLEYIFGKTFVPKIDMKFVL; encoded by the coding sequence ATGAAGAGAGAAAGATCTGAATTCGAAGAATCCATCAAGAGTCTAGACATTGCCAAATGTCTGATGATATTAGCACAAACTTCCATGGTTAAACAGATCGGTTTGAACCAGAACCAACATACGGAGAGCCATATGAGCAACCGATTCGAATGCAAAACGTGTAACAGGAGATTTTCTTCGTTTCAAGCCCTTGGTGGTCACCGGGCAAGCCATAAGAAGCCAAAGCTCACTACCGTTGAGCAGAAAGAAGTGAAACATCTTAGCAACAATTATAAAGGAAATAATCATTTGCACGAGTGTTCGATATGCGGTCAAAGTTTTGGGACCGGACAGGCTTTAGGTGGTCACATGAGACGACATAGGTCAAGCATGAAAGTCCAGCCAGCGTTCATATGTCCCGTGGTTCCTACCATGCCTGTTTTGAAACGATGCAGTAGTAGCAAGAGGGTTTTGAGTTTGGATTTGAATCTGACTCCGTTAGAGAATgatcttgaatatatttttgggaAGACATTTGTCCCAAAAATAGATATGAAGTTCgttctttag
- the LOC104782168 gene encoding type I inositol polyphosphate 5-phosphatase 8: MGKILKSKDSWPRTVVRKWLNLRSGAYEFHSDYSVKVNMEPRRKSCSDMIVPENFPGWLGQGNGDLKQSTGEQHLTRVDDKLDLKMFVGTWNVGGKSPHEGLDLKDWLESPADADIYVLGFQEIVPLNAGNVLGAEDSGPAAKWLSLIREALNNNNNNNDLEVVKNHRTSFELTKSSQQPRFSFSGLSDDNPIPCNSTPLRGYSLAASKQMVGIFLCVWVRDDLRKRITNLKVSCVGRGIMGYLGNKGSVSISMSLHETSLCFVCTHLTSGEKEGDEVRRNLDVAEIFKRTRFARSSKDSRPETIMDHDKVIWLGDLNYRLRASSDVHEKLINHDWEALLEKDQLKIEQSAGRVFRGWEEGKIYFAPTYKYQINSDNYVVQTGKSKEKRRTPAWCDRILWKGDGMKQLWYVRGESRFSDHRPVQSLFSVHIDLTHNQSNRKTKPLNQNHRPNPVLPYTCHGKVQAEEILLLTRAQSCIDTQPRLISSAS; the protein is encoded by the exons ATGGGGAAGATCTTGAAATCTAAG GATTCTTGGCCAAGGACCGTCGTGAGGAAGTGGCTAAACCTACGTAGCGGCGCTTACGAATTCCACTCCGACTACTCAGTCAAAG tgAATATGGAGCCAAGGCGAAAAAGCTGCTCCGACATGATCGTGCCGGAAAATTTTCcag GGTGGTTGGGCCAAGGAAATGGGGATTTAAAACAATCAACTGGTGAACAACATCTGACACGTGTTGATGACAAACTTGATctcaa AATGTTCGTGGGGACATGGAACGTGGGAGGGAAGTCGCCACATGAAGGATTAGACTTAAAAGATTGGCTTGAATCTCCCGCAGATGCCGACATTTACGTGCTAGG gttTCAAGAAATCGTGCCATTAAATGCCGGTAATGTTCTTGGAGCCGAGGATAGTGGTCCAGCGGCTAAGTGGTTGTCTCTTATCCGAGAAGccttgaacaacaacaacaacaacaacgacctTGAAGTTGTTAAAAATCACAGAACCTCCTTTGAACTTACGAAATCATCACAACAGCCCCGCTTCAGCTTCTCAGGTCTCTCGGATGATAACCCAATTCCATGCAATTCGACCCCTCTTCGTGGATATAGCCTCGCCGCGAGTAAACAAATGGTGGGGATATTTTTGTGTGTATGGGTTAGAGATGATCTCCGGAAACGTATAACCAACCTCAAGGTTTCATGCGTTGGCCGTGGCATCATGGGATATCTTGGAAACAAG GGCTCCGTATCCATCAGCATGTCGTTGCATGAGACAAGTCTATGCTTTGTTTGTACCCATCTTACGTCTGGAGAAAAAGAAGGCGACGAGGTCAGAAGAAACTTAGATGTGGCTGAAATATTTAAGAGGACAAGATTCGCACGTTCTTCTAAAGATTCTCGACCCGAGACAATAATGGACCACGA TAAAGTAATATGGCTCGGAGATTTGAATTATCGGCTAAGGGCGAGCAGTGACGTACATGAAAAACTTATAAACCATGATTGGGAAGCACTTCTAGAGAAAGATCAg CTAAAGATAGAACAAAGTGCTGGTAGAGTTTTTAGGGGATGGGAAGAAGGCAAAATTTATTTCGCACCAACGtataaatatcaaataaactctGATAATTACGTTGTCCAGACcggaaaatcaaaagaaaaacgaagAACTCCGGCTTG gtGTGATCGGATATTGTGGAAAGGTGACGGGATGAAACAACTTTGGTACGTGAGGGGAGAGTCAAGATTCTCGGACCACAGACCGGTTCAATCTTTATTTTCGGTACATATTGACTTGACTCATAATCAATCGAACCGAAAAACTAAACCGCTTAACCAAAACCATCGTCCAAACCCGGTATTGCCTTATACGTGCCACGGGAAAGTCCAAGCTGAAGAGATCTTGTTGCTCACGCGTGCACAAAGTTGTATAGATACACAACCTAGACTTATATCGTCTGCTTcctaa